GAACCGACCACCCAGCCCGCGACCACCCAGCCCGCGACTACCCAGCCCGCAACTACCGAGGCCTCGCCCGCGCCCGCTGTGACGTCTGAAGCCGCGCCCGCTGCGCCCGCCCCGACTGGCGAGCGGAAGAAGTGGGCACCGAAAGCCGCGGCGGCTCCGGCCCCCGCACCCGAAGTGCCTGTTGCCGCCGCGCCCGCCCCCGAACCGGGCCCCCAACCTGTCACCGAGCTCATCACCGAGCACGTGCATCTCGAACAGGTCGGCGAGAACCTGCTCGAAGAGGGACAGGGGGCGACCAGTGAGCCGGGCGCCGGGGGCCGCAAGAAGTGGCAGCCCAGGAAGAAGAGCTGAACAGGCCGTAGGGCCTGAAGCAGGCACCACAGGCTGAACAGACGCAGCCTGCATGAGGGGCGCGCCGGGACATGGAATTCCGGCGCGCCCCTCATTCTGTCCGGCGATTGACGTTCGTGCTCTGCCGGGTGGGGGGTCAGGGCGTGGATGCGGGGCGCACCCCGGATGTGGGTCGCAACGATTGTGTGTCACGCTAGTATCAGGGAATGACCATTGCAATCGTCACGGATTCAACGAGTGACCTGAGCGCCGCCCTGTGCGCGCAGGTGGGTGTGACCAGCGTGCCGCTGTACGTGCTGTTCGACGGCAAGATGCACAAGGACGGGCTGGAAATCACGCCCGGTGACCTGTTCGCGGGCCTGAAGGCCGGGAAGAAGACGCCCAGTACCAGCCAGCCCAGCCCGGCCGAGTTCGCGGCGGCGTACACCGAGGCGCTGAAGACGGCGGACGAGGTGCTGAGCATTCACATCAGCGGGCAGATGTCCGGCACTGTCGGCAGCGCCCGCCTCGCCGCGCAGGAATTCAGCGGGAAGGTCACGGTCGTGGACAGCCGCTCGGTCAGCATGGGCCTGGGCCTGCGTGTCCTGCGGGCCGCCGAGCTGGCCCACCAGGGCCTGAGCGTGCCGCAGATCGTGGAGAAACTCGAGGCGCTTCAGAAGGTCGCGGACATCCGCTTCACGGTGGACACCCTGGACTTCCTGCGCATCAACGGGCGCATCGGCGGCGGGCAGGCGCTGCTGGGCAGCCTGCTGAACATCAAGCCCATCCTGGTCGTCAAGGACGGCCGCGTGGATTCCGGCGGGCGCGTGCGCGGGCACAAGAAAGCCATGGCGGACATCGTGGACTACGTGAAGAAGTACGCCGCGCAGCACGGCGGGGCGCGCGTGGCGGTCATGTGCACGCCCGGCGGCGAGGAGTTCGTCAAGGAGGTCCGCGCGGGCCTGAGCGGCGTGACGTTCGAGGACATGGGCGACCACATGATCGGCGCCGTGGTCGCCACGCACGCCGGTCCCGGCACGGTGGGCGTCACCCTGGAACCCCTGCACGCCTGACGGTGCGCCGCGCCGTCATTCTGACCCTGCTGGCGCTGGCGGGGCCACTCACGGCCTGCCAGCGGGACGCGCAGGACACGGCCGTGCAGTCCGGTGACGTGATCACCCTGCGGCGCGAGGTGAGCCCCCCGCAGCCGCAGGTGAGCGCGGACCTCGCGGCGCGCGGCGCGGACGGGTGCCTGCTGGGTGCCCCGCCCGTCCCGAAGGCCCCGCCGCCACCGCTGCCGCTGACGGGCACGCTGGGCCTGTGGGTGGCCGAGGTGGACCCCGCGACCCTGCAACCCCTGCGGGCCGTCGGGACCAACCCGGACAGTCTGTTCCCGCTGGCCAGCACGTACAAGCAGGCGGTGCTGTGGGCGGTCCTGCGGGCCGTGGACGCCGGGACGCTCAGACCCTCCGAGCGCTTCGACGTGACGCGCGACAACCAGAGCCTCGGCAGTTACCCCTTCGACGGGTCCAGCGTGCGTACCCTGGCCGAGCGCATGATCCGCAACAGCGACAACACCGCCACCGACATCCTGCACCGCCGCGTGGGGTTGCAGGCCGTGCAGGACGTCGCGGACGAGCTGGGTCTGTGCCGCACGCGCCTGATCATG
The genomic region above belongs to Deinococcus seoulensis and contains:
- a CDS encoding DegV family protein, translated to MTIAIVTDSTSDLSAALCAQVGVTSVPLYVLFDGKMHKDGLEITPGDLFAGLKAGKKTPSTSQPSPAEFAAAYTEALKTADEVLSIHISGQMSGTVGSARLAAQEFSGKVTVVDSRSVSMGLGLRVLRAAELAHQGLSVPQIVEKLEALQKVADIRFTVDTLDFLRINGRIGGGQALLGSLLNIKPILVVKDGRVDSGGRVRGHKKAMADIVDYVKKYAAQHGGARVAVMCTPGGEEFVKEVRAGLSGVTFEDMGDHMIGAVVATHAGPGTVGVTLEPLHA
- a CDS encoding serine hydrolase — encoded protein: MRRAVILTLLALAGPLTACQRDAQDTAVQSGDVITLRREVSPPQPQVSADLAARGADGCLLGAPPVPKAPPPPLPLTGTLGLWVAEVDPATLQPLRAVGTNPDSLFPLASTYKQAVLWAVLRAVDAGTLRPSERFDVTRDNQSLGSYPFDGSSVRTLAERMIRNSDNTATDILHRRVGLQAVQDVADELGLCRTRLIMPTRDWWVMQAGLSRTFSGTGRWATATGAERERLAQLIDTDARAYRADYLQRRLDGYFDHHYDPALDLITHNVSTPYEFGTLLAAEFLRGGLSGASQRWQRQVMALGYGKSALTLTHRGGVAYFGGKGGNGWRLLTYSGYVETTDGRHLVYAFMQRDAAQTYTMPNTRRAFAWINAGIQAVLDAPERPPEAGPTPP